The following is a genomic window from Pectobacterium carotovorum.
GAAAGTACGCGGCGACTACGGCGGTTATCAGGATGACAGCGGTGTGCATCACCTGAACGTGCTGGATTTCCAGCGCCAGATCCGTACCTGTCCGAAGCCGGTTGTTGCGATGGTCGCGGGCTATTCCATCGGTGGTGGACACGTTCTGCACATGATGTGTGATCTAACGATTGCGGCAGAGAACGCCATTTTCGGTCAAACCGGCCCGCGCGTCGGTTCCTTTGACGGTGGCTGGGGGGCTTCTTACATGGCGCGCATCGTAGGTCAGAAGAAAGCGCGTGAAATCTGGTTCCTGTGCCGCCAGTACGATGCGGCGCAAGCGCTGGATATGGGGCTGGTGAACACCGTGGTTCCGCTGGCCGAGCTGGAAAAAGAGACCGTGCGCTGGTGCCGTGAAATGCTGCAAAACAGCCCGATGGCGCTGCGCTGCCTGAAAGCGGCACTGAACGCGGACTGCGACGGTCAGGCTGGCTTGCAGGAACTGGCGGGTAACGCCACCATGCTGTTCTACATGACGGACGAAGGGCAGGAAGGCCGTAACGCGTTCAACGAAAAACGCCAGCCTGACTTCAGCAAGTTCAAACGGAATCCGTAATGCGTCGGGTCACTCTCTATCGTTACAGCGTGCCGATGGAAGCGGGCGTGGTGCTGCGTAATCAGCGCCTGAAAACTCGCGATGGGCTTATCGTTCGCCTGCAAGACGGCGAGCGGTTAGGCTGGGGTGAGATCGCGCCGCTGCCAGAATTCAGCGTGGAAACGCTGGCTGAAGCGGAATCCGTTGCGCTTGAACAGCTGCAATCGTGGGTGACAGAGGCAGCATTTTCTGACGATCTTCCGCCGTCTGTTGCCTTTGGCTTAAGCTGTGCGCAGGCGGAGCTGGATCAGCATCTGCCTCAGGCGGCGGACTATCGCAAAGCGCCATTGTGCAGCGGCGATCCCGATGAGCTGTTTGACATGCTACAGACGATGCCGGGCGAGAAAGTGGCCAAGATCAAAGTCGGCCTGTACGAAGCAGTGCGTGACGGCATGATCGTGAATGTGCTGCTGGAAGCCTTACCGGATCTGAAACTCCGTCTGGATGCTAACCGTAGCTGGACGCGCGCCAAAGCGGACGGCTTCGCTCGTTATGTCGCGCCGTCATTACGTTCGCGTATTGCCTTTCTCGAAGAGCCTTGCAAAACCCGTGAAGAATCTCGCGAATTTGCGCGGGAAACGGGCATCAGCATTGCCTGGGATGAAAGTGTGCGCGATGCGGATTTTCGGGTGGAAGCCGAGCCGGGCGTGAGCGCGATTGTCATTAAGCCTACGCTGGTCGGCAGCCTTGCACGTTGCCAGCAACTGGTGCAGGAAACGCATCAGGCTGGATTAACGGCGGTGATCAGCTCCAGTATCGAATCCAGTCTGGGCTTAACGCAGCTGGCGCGTCTGGCGCACTGGCTGACGCCGGATGCGATCCCTGGGCTGGACACGCTGGATCTGATGCAGGCGCAGGTGATTCAACGTTGGCCGGAGAGCACGTTACCGCTGCTGACTGCTGAGCAACTGGACGTGGTATGGCAATCCTGACTGACTGGCCGTGGCGACACTGGGCTAACCAGACGCCCCAGCCTGTTTCGTTGAATGAGCCTGCCTCGTTGCATGAGCCTGTCGCATTGATTGAAGATGAAACCCGCTGGAGCTGGCAGGCGCTTGCCCAGCGGGTGGATCATCTGACGCACCATTTCACACAGCAGGGCGTGACGGCTGACAGTACGGTCGCGCTGCGCGGTAAGAATAGCGTCCAGATGTTGTTCAGCTATCTGGCGCTATTGCAGTGTGGTGCACGTGTGCTGCCGCTGAATCCACAGTTGCCCGATGCGTTAACCGAGGCGCTGTTGCCCACGCTAAATGTCGCGTATGGCCTGTGCCTGAATGATAAGCCCTGGCCGAATGCCGTGCGCACGCTTTCTTTGCCATCGGACGATACTGAAGAACGTCACTGTACCGATCGATTGCGCTGGCAGGCCGATCGGCTGGCGACGCTGACGCTGACGTCCGGCTCCAGCGGGATGCCGAAAGCGGTGGCGCACACGTTCGCGGCTCATCTTTCCAGCGCGGAAGGTGTGGTGCAGATGATGGCGTTCTCCTCCAGCGACAGCTGGCTGCTGTCACTTCCGCTCTTTCACGTTTCCGGGCAGGGTATTGTTTGGCGCTGGCTTGCGACTGGAGCCACAATAGTGGTTCGTGCGCATCAGCCTCTGGATAGTGCGCTGCGCGATTGTACCCACGCTTCTTTAGTGCCGACGCAACTGTGGCGACTGCTGTCGGAGGAGAGTTTCCCTACGGCGCTGAAAGCCGTATTGCTCGGCGGTGCGATGATTCCGCAGACGCTGACGCAACAGGCGGAAGCCCGAGGCGTGAGCTGCTGGTGCGGCTATGGCCTGACGGAACTGGCTTCGACAGCCTGCGCGAAACGCGCCGATGGGGGGGCGGGGGTTGGTCTGCCGTTACACGGGCGGGAGATCCGGCTGGTCGAGGATGAAATTCTGCTGCGCGGCAGCACGCTGGCTGCTGGCTATTGGCGCGACGGGAAACTGATTCCACTGGTCGATGAGGATGGCTGGTTCCACACGCGGGATCGCGGGCGCTTTGCCGAGGGCGAGTGGCACATTCTGGGGCGTCTGGATAATCAATTTTTCAGCGGCGGAGAAGGGATCCAACCGGAGAATATCGAAGCCGTGCTGTTGACGCATCCCGATGTTCAACAGGCCTGTGTTGTGCCCGTTGAAGACGCAGAGTTCGGTCACCGTCCTGTTGCGGTGCTGGAAGTGGCGCAAACTACGACGCTTGATGCGGTACGCGATTGGCTACAGCCACAGCTTGCCGGATTTCAGCGTCCTGTCGCGTATTATGCGCTGCCTGTTGAACTGAAAAATGGTGGGATTAAGCTTTCTCGCCAGCAGGTGAAAAGCTGGGTTAATGCAACGCACCACGAGCCCAACAGGTAGCACGACTTGGCCGTAGGCTAGCTGTCCGGTGCGTTGGTGCTGGGTTTCGCCGCCGGTTTTTTATGCGTTGCTTGATGATTGGCGCTGGTTTCACGATCAAACAGCGCCAGCTTTTCCAGAAACCACATGTCCTGAAACCGCATCGGGGTGTTCCTGTCGGAATGCACTGTATGAGGGGTATCCATCACCGTAGCATGCTTTCCTGTGGCTAATTTTCCTTCTCTCATCATCGTTTCCTTCTGCCTGTTTTGTCGTCATCCATGATGAGTACTATTGTTCACTTTGCCTTTTTTGAGCAAATAGGCGGCGCTTATTGTTGCTATTGTCAGCAGCGCTGAATGAAAACTTTCATGATTATTAAAAGAATAAATCACTGCTCAGGGCAATTTCATGCTGGAGTGAGGGGGTGTTTCGGGTAGAATCGGCAACGATAACACCTTTACACGCGCGTTTAACGACGGTTTTTAAGGATATTGAAAATGAAAAAGTTTGTGATTGCCTGCGCGGGAAGCCTGTTGCTTGCAACGGCTTCTGTACATGCCATTAGCCTTTCCGGGGAAGCAGGTCGCGATTATGCCGGTGCCAATGCGGGCTTCGGTCTGGGCATTCCTGGGCTTGCGGGTAATGTGAGCTATGCCCACGGCGACAACAACAATGACGTATATGGCTTTGGCCTGGGATACACCATCCCTGTTGGCCCACTCAAGCTGACTCTGGGCGGTAAAGCGCTGTACCTGAATCAGGATCACGGCAATGATGGCTATGGTGTTGCTCTGGGCGGTGGCGTGCAGTGGCCGCTGAGCCGTCAGTTCTCGCTGTATGGCGAAGGTTACTATTCACCGGATGCCTTCTCCAGCCATGTCGATCACTATGTTGAAGGGAAAGCAGGCGTACGCTGGCAGGTATTTGCACCGCTGAGCGTTGATGTCGGCTACCGCTACATCAATATGGCGCGTGAAAGCGGGCCGGATAACAGACTGGCTGATTCTGCCTATGTCGGTGTTGGTCTGAACTTCTGATATACCCGTCATACTTTAAGCCGCAGGTGTGTTGGCTTGATGCCGTGAGTGGAAAGAAAAAAGAGCGTGAATGCTGAGTTCACGCTCTTTTTTTATGACGGACATCCTTGTCCGTCACCCTTCGGGCCGTCGCAAGCGACGTTGAAAAACGCTCCCAGCGTTTTTTTATGCACGGA
Proteins encoded in this region:
- a CDS encoding YfaZ family outer membrane protein, whose protein sequence is MKKFVIACAGSLLLATASVHAISLSGEAGRDYAGANAGFGLGIPGLAGNVSYAHGDNNNDVYGFGLGYTIPVGPLKLTLGGKALYLNQDHGNDGYGVALGGGVQWPLSRQFSLYGEGYYSPDAFSSHVDHYVEGKAGVRWQVFAPLSVDVGYRYINMARESGPDNRLADSAYVGVGLNF
- the menE gene encoding o-succinylbenzoate--CoA ligase, with product MAILTDWPWRHWANQTPQPVSLNEPASLHEPVALIEDETRWSWQALAQRVDHLTHHFTQQGVTADSTVALRGKNSVQMLFSYLALLQCGARVLPLNPQLPDALTEALLPTLNVAYGLCLNDKPWPNAVRTLSLPSDDTEERHCTDRLRWQADRLATLTLTSGSSGMPKAVAHTFAAHLSSAEGVVQMMAFSSSDSWLLSLPLFHVSGQGIVWRWLATGATIVVRAHQPLDSALRDCTHASLVPTQLWRLLSEESFPTALKAVLLGGAMIPQTLTQQAEARGVSCWCGYGLTELASTACAKRADGGAGVGLPLHGREIRLVEDEILLRGSTLAAGYWRDGKLIPLVDEDGWFHTRDRGRFAEGEWHILGRLDNQFFSGGEGIQPENIEAVLLTHPDVQQACVVPVEDAEFGHRPVAVLEVAQTTTLDAVRDWLQPQLAGFQRPVAYYALPVELKNGGIKLSRQQVKSWVNATHHEPNR
- the menB gene encoding 1,4-dihydroxy-2-naphthoyl-CoA synthase; the protein is MLYPSEELLYAPIEWHDCSGDFADILYHKSIDGIAKITINRPQVRNAFRPQTVKEMIQALDNARHDDGIGTIILTGAGDKAFCSGGDQKVRGDYGGYQDDSGVHHLNVLDFQRQIRTCPKPVVAMVAGYSIGGGHVLHMMCDLTIAAENAIFGQTGPRVGSFDGGWGASYMARIVGQKKAREIWFLCRQYDAAQALDMGLVNTVVPLAELEKETVRWCREMLQNSPMALRCLKAALNADCDGQAGLQELAGNATMLFYMTDEGQEGRNAFNEKRQPDFSKFKRNP
- the menC gene encoding o-succinylbenzoate synthase, encoding MRRVTLYRYSVPMEAGVVLRNQRLKTRDGLIVRLQDGERLGWGEIAPLPEFSVETLAEAESVALEQLQSWVTEAAFSDDLPPSVAFGLSCAQAELDQHLPQAADYRKAPLCSGDPDELFDMLQTMPGEKVAKIKVGLYEAVRDGMIVNVLLEALPDLKLRLDANRSWTRAKADGFARYVAPSLRSRIAFLEEPCKTREESREFARETGISIAWDESVRDADFRVEAEPGVSAIVIKPTLVGSLARCQQLVQETHQAGLTAVISSSIESSLGLTQLARLAHWLTPDAIPGLDTLDLMQAQVIQRWPESTLPLLTAEQLDVVWQS
- a CDS encoding catalase, whose translation is MMREGKLATGKHATVMDTPHTVHSDRNTPMRFQDMWFLEKLALFDRETSANHQATHKKPAAKPSTNAPDS